From the genome of Brevibacterium sp. JSBI002, one region includes:
- a CDS encoding FKBP-type peptidyl-prolyl cis-trans isomerase yields the protein MSKQKPEVDFPGGDAPTELIITDDVIGTGAEAGPGDTVSVHYVGVAHSTGEEFDASYNRGTPLEFRLGSGMVISGWDQGIQGMKVGGRRTLQIPPHLAYGDQGAGGVIQPGESLIFVCDLENVR from the coding sequence ATGAGCAAGCAGAAGCCCGAAGTCGATTTCCCCGGCGGAGACGCCCCGACCGAGCTCATCATCACCGATGATGTGATCGGCACCGGCGCCGAGGCGGGACCCGGCGACACCGTGAGCGTGCACTACGTCGGAGTCGCCCATTCCACGGGCGAGGAGTTCGACGCCTCGTACAACCGCGGCACCCCGCTGGAGTTCCGTCTCGGATCCGGAATGGTCATCTCCGGCTGGGACCAGGGCATCCAGGGCATGAAGGTCGGCGGACGCCGTACCCTGCAGATCCCGCCGCACCTGGCGTACGGCGATCAGGGTGCGGGCGGAGTCATCCAGCCCGGAGAGTCGCTGATCTTCGTCTGCGACCTCGAGAACGTGCGCTGA
- a CDS encoding FKBP-type peptidyl-prolyl cis-trans isomerase yields the protein MRTKVLSAIAAGLLLLSACGQGEESEDSTTPPPSVAAQDAKSTSLDDISVVGKMGKKPKVSFEAPLVMDKTEKKVLKKGTGAKVADGEQVTAQMTLVSGTTGKTVESSYDSDSAAGFPMDKSQISEDLYNALIDAKVGSRVMMSLNGSAQQGEASQTLVYVIDIEDTKKPLTRAEGKKADQSDNPVTVKWGDDGAPSISKPKGKKPTELESYTTIEGKGDEVKKGQSVAVKYSGWLWDDTSKTFDSNWKKGGQPLVVAPVGEAQVIDGWNEGLVGKKVGDQVVLVVPPDKGYGEQGNDSIPGNSTLIFVVDILSAQG from the coding sequence GTGCGCACCAAAGTGCTCAGCGCCATCGCGGCGGGCCTGTTGCTGCTCTCGGCCTGCGGGCAGGGTGAGGAGTCAGAGGACTCGACCACGCCTCCGCCCTCGGTGGCCGCCCAGGACGCGAAGTCGACCAGCCTCGACGACATCTCCGTCGTCGGCAAGATGGGGAAGAAGCCCAAGGTCAGCTTCGAGGCACCGCTGGTCATGGACAAGACCGAGAAGAAGGTGCTCAAAAAGGGCACCGGCGCCAAGGTCGCCGACGGCGAGCAGGTCACGGCACAGATGACTCTGGTCTCCGGGACGACCGGCAAGACCGTCGAATCCAGCTACGATTCGGACTCCGCCGCCGGATTCCCCATGGACAAGTCCCAGATCTCCGAAGACCTCTACAACGCGCTCATCGACGCCAAGGTCGGTTCCCGCGTGATGATGTCGCTCAACGGCAGCGCCCAGCAGGGGGAGGCGTCACAGACGCTCGTCTACGTCATCGACATCGAGGACACGAAGAAGCCGCTGACTCGCGCCGAGGGGAAGAAAGCCGATCAGTCGGACAACCCCGTGACCGTGAAGTGGGGCGATGACGGTGCCCCATCGATCTCGAAGCCGAAGGGCAAGAAGCCGACCGAGCTCGAGTCGTACACGACGATCGAAGGCAAAGGCGACGAGGTCAAGAAGGGCCAGAGCGTCGCCGTGAAGTACTCCGGCTGGCTCTGGGACGACACCTCGAAGACCTTCGACTCGAACTGGAAGAAGGGCGGACAGCCCCTCGTCGTCGCCCCGGTCGGCGAGGCTCAGGTCATCGACGGCTGGAACGAGGGGCTCGTCGGCAAGAAGGTCGGCGACCAGGTCGTCCTCGTCGTCCCGCCGGACAAGGGCTACGGCGAACAGGGCAACGACTCGATCCCAGGGAACTCGACGCTGATCTTCGTCGTCGATATCCTCTCGGCCCAGGGCTGA
- the pafA gene encoding Pup--protein ligase, whose translation MARIYGLETEYGLAHTADPEGRRIGPEEIARYLFRPVVEWGRSSNVFLPNGSRLYLDVGSHPEYATAECDDLGDLLAQDRAGEGLMIDLLEQAQTALEADGIGGRVHMVKNNTDAAGNSYGSHENFLIRRTLDFNRLTTVLLPFLVSRQLLVGAGAIIPRRSAFTPDEEADRSEMMFGLSARSDVMWEGLSSATTRSRPIINARDEPHADAEKYRRLHVIVGDSSMSTATSALKIGSAVLMLDLIEQGARIPENGLRHPVRDIRLVARDLTGRVVLERTDGTTTTPLGLLGDYRDRAQRIVESGEHSLGDDDLAHYVIDLWTRMLTAVESQDFSTVDTEIDWVMKRTLIERSLQRGITDIDDARIHRLDIAFHDITPATGLFPKLEAAGMAKSLVPAEAAERAKDIPPASTRAAIRGKFVRAAHAARRDYTVDWVHLRLNDESGRAVALKDPFATTHPQAETLIAGL comes from the coding sequence ATGGCACGCATCTACGGACTCGAAACCGAATACGGGCTCGCCCACACAGCCGATCCCGAGGGTCGGCGGATCGGTCCCGAGGAGATCGCCCGCTACCTGTTCCGTCCCGTCGTCGAATGGGGCCGGTCCTCGAACGTCTTCCTGCCGAACGGATCCCGCCTCTACCTCGATGTGGGCTCCCACCCGGAATACGCGACCGCCGAATGCGATGACCTCGGGGACCTGCTCGCTCAGGACCGCGCCGGTGAAGGCCTGATGATCGACTTGCTCGAGCAGGCGCAGACGGCACTGGAGGCCGATGGCATCGGCGGCCGTGTGCATATGGTGAAGAACAACACCGATGCCGCCGGAAACTCCTACGGCTCCCATGAGAACTTCCTCATCCGCCGAACTCTCGACTTCAACCGACTGACCACCGTGCTGCTGCCGTTCCTCGTGTCCCGGCAGCTGCTCGTGGGTGCCGGTGCGATCATTCCGCGCCGCTCCGCATTCACCCCCGACGAGGAGGCCGACCGTTCGGAGATGATGTTCGGTCTCTCGGCCCGCTCCGATGTCATGTGGGAGGGACTGTCGTCGGCGACGACACGGTCCCGACCGATCATCAATGCCCGCGACGAACCGCACGCGGATGCGGAGAAGTACCGGCGGCTGCACGTCATCGTCGGTGATTCCTCGATGTCGACAGCCACCTCGGCGCTGAAGATCGGCTCCGCGGTGCTCATGCTCGACCTCATCGAACAGGGCGCCCGGATCCCGGAGAACGGACTGCGCCATCCTGTGCGCGATATCCGCCTCGTCGCCCGTGATCTCACGGGACGGGTCGTGCTCGAACGCACCGACGGAACCACGACGACTCCGCTGGGACTGCTCGGCGACTACCGGGATCGGGCACAGCGGATCGTGGAGTCGGGGGAGCACAGCCTCGGCGATGATGATCTGGCCCACTACGTCATCGACCTGTGGACGCGGATGCTCACCGCCGTCGAATCGCAGGACTTCTCGACCGTGGACACGGAGATCGACTGGGTGATGAAACGCACCCTCATCGAACGGTCGCTGCAGCGCGGAATCACCGATATCGACGATGCGCGCATCCACCGACTCGACATCGCCTTCCACGACATCACGCCCGCGACGGGGCTGTTTCCCAAGCTCGAGGCCGCGGGAATGGCGAAGAGTCTCGTCCCCGCCGAGGCGGCCGAACGAGCGAAGGACATACCGCCTGCGAGCACACGGGCGGCGATCCGCGGCAAATTCGTCCGCGCGGCCCATGCGGCCCGTCGCGACTACACCGTCGACTGGGTGCACCTCCGCCTCAACGACGAATCCGGGCGCGCCGTCGCTCTCAAGGACCCGTTCGCCACGACTCACCCGCAGGCGGAAACACTCATCGCGGGCCTGTAA
- the prcA gene encoding proteasome subunit alpha — translation MSQAPFYVSPEQLMKDRADFARKGIARGRSVVVMRFDEGILLLAENPSPTLHKIAEIYDRIGFAAVGKYNEFETLRQAGVRYADLRGYSYDRTDVTARGLTNAYAQTLAGVFTTESKPFEVELVVAELGITPETDQLYRLSYDGSVIDESEHVAIGGQADAITASLAAVRSSEMSLREVFNHGVTALAAATQTSLATEALEAAILDRTTTKQRTFRTLDDAAMNELRED, via the coding sequence ATGAGTCAGGCACCGTTCTACGTCTCACCCGAACAGCTGATGAAGGACCGGGCGGACTTCGCCCGCAAGGGCATCGCCCGCGGCCGTTCGGTCGTCGTCATGCGCTTCGACGAAGGCATCCTGCTGCTGGCGGAGAACCCGTCGCCGACGCTGCACAAGATCGCTGAGATCTACGACCGCATCGGCTTCGCCGCGGTCGGGAAGTACAACGAGTTCGAGACCCTGCGCCAGGCCGGAGTCCGCTACGCCGATCTGCGCGGCTACTCCTACGACCGCACCGATGTCACCGCCCGCGGACTGACGAACGCCTATGCGCAGACCCTGGCCGGAGTCTTCACCACCGAGTCCAAACCCTTCGAAGTCGAACTCGTCGTCGCCGAACTCGGAATCACCCCGGAGACCGACCAGCTCTACCGGCTCAGCTATGACGGTTCCGTCATCGATGAGTCCGAACATGTGGCCATCGGCGGTCAGGCCGATGCGATCACCGCGTCCCTGGCCGCTGTGCGCAGCTCGGAGATGAGTCTGCGCGAAGTCTTCAACCACGGAGTGACGGCCTTGGCCGCTGCGACCCAGACGAGCCTCGCCACCGAAGCGCTCGAAGCCGCGATCCTCGACCGCACCACAACGAAGCAGCGCACCTTCCGCACGCTCGACGACGCCGCGATGAACGAGCTGCGGGAGGACTGA
- the prcB gene encoding proteasome subunit beta — MAGFPPAFLSSTSNSFVELARTLAPEALLQPGARDLAEQTPEGTTIICFRTASGIIMAGDRRATIGNLIASHSMEKVKAADDYSVIGIAGTAGVALDLIRLFQLELEHYEKIEGARLSLNGKANRLAAMLRGNLGLAMQGLTVVPLFAGVDESSPQGQIFSFDVTGGKYEEHRFHSIGSGSGFARGALKKLWRADLDHEQAIGVAVEALFDASDDDSATGGPDFVRQIAPTIFTVDLEDGVTEIDSATVLEAATEVVDRRTATAR; from the coding sequence ATGGCAGGATTCCCTCCTGCCTTCCTAAGTTCGACGAGCAACTCGTTCGTCGAACTCGCCCGCACGCTCGCTCCCGAAGCACTGCTGCAGCCCGGCGCCCGCGACCTGGCCGAACAGACTCCCGAGGGCACGACGATCATCTGCTTCCGCACCGCCTCGGGCATCATCATGGCCGGTGACCGGAGAGCGACGATCGGCAACCTCATCGCCTCACATTCGATGGAGAAGGTCAAAGCCGCCGACGACTACTCCGTCATCGGCATCGCCGGCACCGCCGGGGTCGCACTCGACCTCATCCGGCTCTTCCAACTCGAACTCGAACACTACGAGAAGATCGAAGGCGCCCGTCTCTCGCTCAACGGCAAAGCCAACCGCTTGGCTGCGATGCTGCGCGGGAACCTCGGGCTGGCGATGCAGGGACTCACCGTGGTCCCGCTGTTCGCCGGAGTCGACGAATCGAGCCCGCAGGGGCAGATCTTCAGCTTCGACGTCACCGGCGGCAAATACGAAGAGCATCGATTCCATTCCATCGGCTCCGGGTCCGGATTCGCCCGCGGAGCCCTGAAGAAGCTGTGGCGAGCCGACCTCGACCACGAGCAGGCGATTGGGGTTGCCGTCGAAGCGCTCTTCGACGCCTCCGACGATGATTCGGCCACCGGCGGGCCGGACTTCGTCCGCCAGATCGCCCCGACGATCTTCACCGTCGACCTCGAGGACGGGGTCACCGAAATCGATTCGGCGACCGTTCTCGAAGCCGCCACCGAGGTCGTCGACCGCCGCACCGCCACCGCCCGGTGA